In Persicimonas caeni, a single window of DNA contains:
- a CDS encoding TIGR04563 family protein, whose product MASKKKLTLYFPENLVNETKREALRHDRSMSWIIEMAWRIAREQIESMPGVVELQEGNWEGAAE is encoded by the coding sequence ATGGCTTCGAAGAAAAAGCTGACCCTGTACTTCCCCGAAAATCTGGTCAACGAAACCAAGCGAGAGGCGCTTCGCCACGATCGCTCGATGAGTTGGATCATCGAGATGGCCTGGCGCATCGCGCGTGAGCAAATCGAGTCGATGCCCGGCGTCGTCGAGCTCCAAGAGGGCAACTGGGAGGGCGCAGCCGAGTGA
- a CDS encoding sigma 54-interacting transcriptional regulator yields MPTLIVQSADGSTSRDYPLRKTLTSIGSGRTNDIVLDDPSVEASHAMIQLDGGVFEIQTVSRKCEVRINGKKKRKLKLSHDDEVQIGDVVLRFSIFDGAPAAGLAEESVTGEEIEGYRKLHEFSQKLLSDYELPVLLENLLDAVVSITSADKGFLILLEDEEFRIKVARNVDRENIEGAVEQVSDSIIRKVIESKEPLIVSDALSNSEFNSSQSVINLNLSSVMCVPLLDRGQLLGVLYVGNENIANLFEQRHLDLLTVFASQASLIIANAIMVRGLKLDKQLLSERLSEMRFGSIIGACDAMKEIFRTVEKVAPTTVNVLVTGETGTGKELIAHEIHQRSPRVKGPFVTINCGAIPENLLESELFGHVKGAFTGANQTREGKFQAADGGTIFLDEIGEMPLNLQVKLLRVLQEHTVTKVGATKSEKIDIRVVAATNKNLEKAVREGDFREDLFYRLNVVLLKLPPLRDRGNDVVLIAKYLINEISDEIGVGHKELSKEAIQALRKYAWPGNIRQLENRLKKAIVLADGSVLTPEDLDLPPEVLEPIMPLSEAKERFALRYVMEALERNDGNRTQTARELDVDPRTIFRYLEKETPEA; encoded by the coding sequence ATGCCCACCCTCATTGTCCAATCGGCCGACGGCTCGACGAGCCGTGATTACCCGCTTCGTAAGACGCTGACCTCGATCGGTTCGGGGCGCACCAACGACATCGTGCTCGACGACCCGAGCGTCGAGGCGAGCCACGCCATGATCCAGCTCGACGGCGGGGTCTTCGAGATCCAGACCGTCAGCCGCAAGTGCGAAGTGCGCATCAACGGCAAGAAGAAGCGAAAGCTCAAGCTGTCGCACGACGACGAGGTCCAGATCGGCGACGTGGTGCTGCGCTTCTCCATCTTCGACGGCGCGCCGGCGGCCGGGCTTGCCGAAGAGAGCGTCACCGGAGAAGAGATCGAGGGCTACCGCAAGCTACACGAGTTCTCGCAAAAGCTGTTGAGCGACTACGAGCTTCCGGTCCTCCTCGAGAACTTGCTCGACGCGGTCGTTTCGATCACCTCGGCCGACAAGGGCTTTTTGATCCTGCTCGAGGACGAGGAGTTTCGCATCAAGGTGGCGCGCAACGTCGACCGCGAGAATATCGAGGGCGCCGTCGAGCAGGTCTCCGACTCGATCATTCGCAAGGTCATCGAGAGCAAAGAGCCGCTCATCGTCAGCGACGCGCTCTCCAACAGCGAGTTCAACAGCTCGCAGTCGGTCATCAACCTGAACCTGTCGAGCGTGATGTGCGTGCCGCTCTTGGACCGCGGCCAGCTTCTGGGCGTGCTCTATGTCGGTAACGAAAATATCGCCAACCTCTTCGAGCAGCGCCACCTCGACCTGCTGACGGTCTTCGCCTCGCAGGCGAGCCTGATCATCGCCAACGCGATCATGGTGCGCGGCCTGAAGCTCGATAAGCAGCTTCTGAGCGAGCGCCTCAGCGAGATGCGCTTTGGCAGCATCATCGGCGCCTGCGACGCGATGAAGGAGATCTTTCGCACCGTCGAGAAGGTCGCGCCCACCACGGTCAACGTGCTCGTCACCGGCGAGACCGGCACCGGCAAGGAGCTTATCGCCCACGAGATTCACCAGCGCTCGCCGCGTGTAAAGGGGCCGTTCGTGACGATCAACTGCGGCGCCATCCCCGAAAACCTGCTCGAAAGCGAGCTGTTCGGCCACGTCAAAGGGGCGTTCACGGGGGCGAATCAGACCCGCGAGGGTAAATTCCAGGCCGCCGACGGCGGTACCATCTTTCTCGACGAGATCGGCGAGATGCCGCTGAACCTGCAGGTCAAACTGCTGCGCGTGCTCCAGGAGCACACGGTCACCAAGGTCGGCGCCACCAAGTCCGAGAAGATCGACATCCGCGTGGTCGCCGCGACCAACAAGAACCTCGAGAAGGCCGTGCGAGAGGGTGATTTCCGCGAAGACCTCTTCTACCGCCTCAACGTGGTCCTGCTAAAGCTCCCGCCGCTTCGCGACCGCGGGAACGACGTGGTGCTCATCGCCAAATACCTCATCAACGAGATCTCGGACGAGATCGGCGTGGGCCACAAGGAGCTGAGCAAGGAGGCCATCCAGGCGCTTCGCAAATACGCCTGGCCGGGCAATATCCGCCAGCTCGAAAACCGCCTTAAAAAGGCGATCGTGCTCGCCGACGGCAGCGTGCTCACCCCCGAAGATCTCGACCTGCCACCTGAGGTGCTCGAGCCGATCATGCCGCTGTCCGAGGCCAAGGAGCGCTTCGCGCTGCGCTACGTCATGGAGGCCTTGGAGCGAAACGACGGCAACCGCACCCAGACCGCCCGCGAGCTCGATGTCGATCCGCGAACCATTTTTCGCTATCTAGAAAAGGAGACCCCCGAGGCGTGA